The proteins below are encoded in one region of Methanobacterium aggregans:
- a CDS encoding histidine kinase dimerization/phosphoacceptor domain -containing protein, protein MNVFATLSFIAFMLCFFMGNFIYHKNSDSSLNKMVAVLCILVGFLAFVEFEYRQVVDFQTAYFWLKISGLWPLVPAILLHISLIFTEKKKILRNKLTYIAIYAPALIISIFAINTPMMLEGILKEYWGWTYVFPKNSLLFGLMSIWTIICTIISGTLCFLHYLKSHHIERMHAKYMLAGLYLPLLVSFSSDFVFPTVSVRVPEMTMAMSTLGITFISYGIWKYGFPALTAASVADEIVSTMSNFLILLDSQKNIITVNKATCNLLGYDKNELEGFSVGKIFADENQERLIFIGDYLNAKRGPNSMNMELNFVNNFELNLKSKNGFKIPVIISKSFIKNEEGLIVGIILIGNDIRDIKSIEDKIESALEEKELLLQEVHHRVKNNLQIISSLLSLQSNYIKEPEDLEIFQNSQNRVKSLALIHEKLYQSPNFTHINFEDYIWSLMSYLLGYYKPNSIKLEIDVKDIFMGIDTAVPCGLIINELATNSIKHAFPNSMPGTIKIGLYYNNSEFELVVRDDGIGFQEAINFETTENLGLRLVSALTQQINGTIKLNRINGTEFRVKFHEVEYAKRI, encoded by the coding sequence ATGAATGTTTTTGCAACCCTGTCATTCATTGCTTTCATGCTATGCTTTTTCATGGGCAACTTCATCTATCATAAAAATTCTGATAGTTCCCTAAATAAGATGGTAGCTGTTTTATGTATTTTGGTAGGATTTCTGGCATTTGTGGAGTTTGAATACAGGCAGGTGGTTGACTTTCAAACTGCTTACTTCTGGTTGAAGATCAGTGGACTGTGGCCCTTAGTACCCGCCATACTTCTGCATATTTCCCTCATATTCACAGAAAAAAAGAAGATCCTAAGGAACAAACTCACCTACATCGCAATATATGCACCTGCACTGATAATATCAATTTTCGCAATTAACACCCCAATGATGCTTGAAGGTATTTTAAAGGAGTACTGGGGCTGGACTTATGTCTTTCCAAAAAATTCTCTACTTTTTGGTTTAATGAGTATCTGGACAATAATCTGTACCATAATCTCCGGAACTCTATGCTTTTTACATTATCTGAAATCCCATCACATTGAAAGGATGCATGCAAAGTACATGCTTGCAGGCCTTTATCTACCACTGCTTGTAAGCTTCTCAAGCGATTTTGTGTTCCCCACAGTATCTGTAAGGGTGCCTGAAATGACCATGGCCATGTCAACACTTGGTATCACATTCATAAGCTATGGAATATGGAAATACGGGTTCCCAGCCCTTACTGCAGCATCAGTTGCAGATGAAATAGTTTCCACCATGTCTAACTTTTTGATACTTCTTGATAGTCAAAAAAACATAATTACAGTTAACAAGGCCACGTGTAATCTTCTGGGCTACGATAAAAATGAACTGGAAGGATTTTCTGTGGGAAAGATCTTTGCAGATGAAAATCAGGAAAGGTTGATATTCATTGGAGATTATTTAAATGCAAAGAGAGGACCGAACTCCATGAATATGGAATTGAACTTCGTTAACAACTTTGAATTAAATCTGAAATCTAAAAATGGCTTTAAAATCCCAGTTATCATCTCAAAATCATTTATAAAAAATGAAGAAGGTTTGATTGTAGGTATCATACTCATTGGAAATGATATCCGTGATATTAAATCCATTGAAGATAAAATTGAATCTGCACTTGAAGAAAAGGAGTTGCTACTTCAGGAAGTGCATCACAGGGTTAAAAATAATCTTCAGATCATATCCAGCCTTTTGAGTCTTCAGTCCAACTACATCAAAGAACCCGAAGACCTGGAAATATTCCAAAATAGCCAAAATCGTGTTAAATCCCTGGCATTGATACATGAGAAGCTTTACCAATCCCCAAATTTTACCCACATCAACTTCGAAGATTATATTTGGAGTTTAATGAGTTATCTTCTAGGTTACTACAAACCCAACAGTATCAAACTGGAAATTGATGTTAAGGACATATTCATGGGCATTGATACTGCAGTTCCCTGCGGCCTTATAATAAACGAACTTGCAACGAACTCCATAAAACATGCATTTCCAAATTCCATGCCAGGTACAATTAAGATTGGGCTTTACTATAATAACTCGGAATTTGAACTCGTTGTAAGGGATGATGGGATTGGTTTTCAGGAGGCTATCAATTTTGAAACAACTGAAAACCTTGGATTAAGACTTGTTTCTGCATTAACTCAACAAATTAACGGGACCATAAAACTGAATAGAATTAATGGCACAGAGTTCAGAGTTAAGTTTCATGAAGTGGAGTATGCAAAGAGAATTTGA